Part of the Sporosarcina sp. FSL K6-2383 genome is shown below.
ATATAGCCTTCAAGACTCCAATGATTGCCGCCTTTGTCTACGAATGTGCTCTTGATACCCTTCTGCGCTAAATCAGTGATAGCACGTTCAACCGACTGTTCCATCGTATATAACCCTGTATTAAACGCCGCCGATGTCTTATTAAGCACATCCACATAAGCCCTCTGCGCTGTTCCTGCTCCATATTGAGTTGTAACAAGTGTCTGATTAACATAGTTGTCAATCTCGCCCCACGCTTGATTGTGATAGGCTCTCATGACGTTATCGAGATTAGTTGGCACAGGCTTAGTAGGATACGGCATAGCGTTGTCAATATCCTCTACAATGCCCCGTCCAACCTCTTCAAACATGCGTCTGATCTCTGGTTCAGCAACGTTAGTAACCTCTGCTAATAGCCTGGTGACGTCATTGTTAAACAGATGCAAGTCCGCTAGTTTCTCAGCTTGCCAGTATGCTATATCACGATAACCAGTGTTCAGACGCTTGATAATGATACGGATGATATCACCTTCAAGAGATTGATATAGGTCTGACATGTTGCCGGACCATAAATCGAGTTGATGCGGAGTGATTTTGGGTTTCATTCAATCACTCCTCCTTCCCGAATAACTCCTCTGATTTACGATTACTAATCATCATCGGGTCCATCTCCACCTGTTCCGATTGAATAACCTTCAACCATTCCTCAGCTGTTGCTTTCGGCACCTTAAACACACGCTGTATGACCTCTACAGTAGGAATTAATCCGAATGCCTTGGCTTGTCCATAGAATTTCAACAATGCCGAACGATCTTGAAACACTCCATCGTCAAAATCAACGCCGATATGCTCAAACGTCGGTATTTCACCATCAAACAGCTTCTTACCGTTGAAGGTAGTAGCCTTTGCCAGTTCAAGTACCGATACTATCAGTCCTTTAATAAACTTCTCTACCTCATTCACATGATCGTTGCGAGTCCTAAAAGTTAAATCGTTCTCGCTCACAATCTCAGTAGCCGTCTTCATCGACCGACCATCAAATGAAAATGTGCCGACCGACAACTTTAATTCCATTTCAAGCGTTCTCAATGATTGATTAATAGCTGAAACATATTGATCCGTTCGAATATCACTCGTAACATCCTTGACCATTTCCTCGTCCTGCGCCATCCTCATAGATTTATATACGTTAGTATCCGCATCAAATATCTGTTTAGGTGGCATTCCATCCTCTGACGGCAATGTTTGCAACATGAAATCACTCACGAACACCGTGCGCTGCCCCATCTTAATCTCCCACCAGAATTGGTCGTAGGTGTCGTTAATCTTTCTGAGCGTCGACTTGGAGTTATCAGCAATCCCTAACCCTAACGGCGAATGAGGATTGATGTTGTTAAATCCATTCGGCGTGACGTAATTAAATAACGGTCTAGTCAATCCCGTAATGGTCGCTGTCTCTTTTAAATCACCGTATATGTCACTCAGTGGCACTTGCTTACCAACTTCGCCTTTGTTATCAGACTTGTACAGTTCGTTGGTGATAACATAGTTACCTTCTCGCCACTCATGAAACTCTAGCAACGTGTAATAGACCGCCTTACCACCGACCATCTTCATGGTTACCGACTTCATAACACCTTCACTGATTCCGCTACTGTTATTTCTAAGAGGATAGAATGCATTTGCCAATGCCCATGAGAATTCCACTTGCCCACTAGCCATATCTACATACGGTCTAGCTGTCAATCCGCCAGTCGCATACATCGGTTCCAGATACTTCGCTAAATTCTTTTTGAAGTCGTTATGTTCGAACACATGTTGAATGAAGTCGTTAGCTGATTCAAAAGTATTTGTCGCGTCATCTTCGTCCTTTGCATCCGATACAACGATTTCACACTGCTCATTAAAGGCGAGTCCAGACAACAGACTTGAACTCAACTTCATCATGTTAAGACTCATGTAGTCCCGCTCTTTCTTGTCTCCAGCCGAGTTGATGTACTCTACTTGCGGATAATTCCCTTTGTAAATATTAAAGTTTGATTCAATCCTAGCCAATTCCATAGGATCTATATTGATTTTAGGATGGTCATTAATAGATTTCAGTGTTTGCCCTGACAATGCATATCCTCCCCTCTTAAATAGATTTTTGATGCTTTGTATAATGCTCACGGATTCACCTCCTAGACCTTTTTACAAATGCGGGATCTCGTAATTAAATTTCCTTTAGTCGATTTCTCAATTCGGTCAACTCGTCTCTTAACACGTCCAACACTTTGTTTTTTATTTCTGTATTCATGAAATAATCCGCTTCATGAAACATGCCGTAAGCGCTCGACCTAAAGATGTATTTAGAAGTTTTCTTTATTAATTTTCCTGTCCATACTTTTTCAGCGGATAAGAGAAATCTCTCTAATTCCCTTATATCCTTTTTGATTTCATTAGCTAAATTTAAGTCGGCATCAGTCACTTTCGCACCTCCTAGACTTTCAATCTGAAGTCTCTTGCATTCGACAAACATAGGTATATGAATTGGTCACACGTATGATCATCAACCTCAATGACTTTCGGGTTATCTGTGTGCAACGTCTTTTCGTCCCATGAAAACTTTTTATGTTCCTCTATAAATATTTCATTACTGTCAGCATGCGGCATATTTATTGGATATGGATTTTCAAGATAATAAAAACGGCCTTGCGCTAACAAGTCCGTAGGATAGTCAATCATATCTACTTTATTTTTCTTTGCTACTGGCATTAGATGTTGTCCATAATCTGCATAATACTGATTACGTAGCGCTGCTTCCGCACTGTCAATCGTTCGCTTCATGATACGTGAACCTTTCCAGAACTGTTGCGTAGACGTTTTGGTTATAAATTCGTTCAAGTCTTTGGACAATACACTAGGCGCCTTTTTATTAGCCTTACCAGCAGGACTATAATAATAAGTGTTTAGCAAAATAACGTTACCTTTGGCAGTTAGTCCATAAAAGCCATAAGTCGTTGCTGACTGCGCATGACCACCATCAATCGAATAATAAAGCCCGATGATCCTGTCGTCGCTCGGCAATTCCTTCAATGGCTTGAAAAGATTAATGTTATAAACGTTGTTTCCGAGTCCTACAGGCTCGCCCAGATAGATATAACGGTAATAATCAAAGTCATTCTTCTTTATCCGCTCAATGTCTGCAAGCATCTGTTCAGTAACGAATCCGAGTTCATCATCTTTATAACTTGAGTGATGCACCAGATAATCATCTTCACCAACCATTCCGTCAGACCACTCATTGATCCAGTGGTATGGATTCCTTGGTGGGTTATATGACCAGAAAATAGCAACAAAGCTGGCTAATTCGTGTTTCTGCCTCATAAATGTAACATTCGTCTGGTCAAACTCTTCTGGACCGCCGAACTCTGCCGCTTCTTCATACCAGACAGCAATGATGTTGCCGATGTCGTTTGATTTCAGCTTTGCGAAGTCATCTGAGCCGTAGAAATAAAATGTCGAACCTGTACCAATGTGAGTAATCTTGAATGGAGCCACAGTGCATTTGAATTGATTCAGTATATCGAACTTACCCAACGCCCATTGCATCTTTAGATAGACCGAATCACGTATCGTGTTCCCTACCTTACGGATAACAACGACATTAGCCTTTTCGCCTTTTCGAATATACCCCAACATCATGTAAACAAGCTGCAATGCAATAACAGATGACTTAAATGAGTTACGACCACCGCGTAATATGTTGTATGGCTTCTTCGTCTTCCACACAGGCTTAAAGTGAGGATTGACATTCTTCTGTATATCAATCGTAACCTTACTCATCGTCATCACTCCAAGCGTCAACGATCGTGATTGTTGGTGGAGCGACTTGTTTGTTTTCGTTAGTAATCTTGTGGACTTCCGCTTTGGATTTCGCTGTATCTGCTTTCAACTTCTCTTCCTGCAAGC
Proteins encoded:
- a CDS encoding phage minor capsid protein — protein: MKPKITPHQLDLWSGNMSDLYQSLEGDIIRIIIKRLNTGYRDIAYWQAEKLADLHLFNNDVTRLLAEVTNVAEPEIRRMFEEVGRGIVEDIDNAMPYPTKPVPTNLDNVMRAYHNQAWGEIDNYVNQTLVTTQYGAGTAQRAYVDVLNKTSAAFNTGLYTMEQSVERAITDLAQKGIKSTFVDKGGNHWSLEGYMRTVMKSTLGNTYDTLRKDRMDEYGVHTVVVTSMIGSASRCVRIQGNVVDLRETSELPPDSEYKSIYDSIWQADYGEAGGHRGVNCRHLHVPFIPGVNTNNQPKIDPKSNEEIANARDTQRRIEREILKYKKNLIVAEAMKSDTAAHWRMMVSRRQMAMRSHLAANPEYLRRNYKREKVYTPLKTLLGDFSYDN
- a CDS encoding phage portal protein; its protein translation is MSIIQSIKNLFKRGGYALSGQTLKSINDHPKINIDPMELARIESNFNIYKGNYPQVEYINSAGDKKERDYMSLNMMKLSSSLLSGLAFNEQCEIVVSDAKDEDDATNTFESANDFIQHVFEHNDFKKNLAKYLEPMYATGGLTARPYVDMASGQVEFSWALANAFYPLRNNSSGISEGVMKSVTMKMVGGKAVYYTLLEFHEWREGNYVITNELYKSDNKGEVGKQVPLSDIYGDLKETATITGLTRPLFNYVTPNGFNNINPHSPLGLGIADNSKSTLRKINDTYDQFWWEIKMGQRTVFVSDFMLQTLPSEDGMPPKQIFDADTNVYKSMRMAQDEEMVKDVTSDIRTDQYVSAINQSLRTLEMELKLSVGTFSFDGRSMKTATEIVSENDLTFRTRNDHVNEVEKFIKGLIVSVLELAKATTFNGKKLFDGEIPTFEHIGVDFDDGVFQDRSALLKFYGQAKAFGLIPTVEVIQRVFKVPKATAEEWLKVIQSEQVEMDPMMISNRKSEELFGKEE
- a CDS encoding PBSX family phage terminase large subunit, producing the protein MSKVTIDIQKNVNPHFKPVWKTKKPYNILRGGRNSFKSSVIALQLVYMMLGYIRKGEKANVVVIRKVGNTIRDSVYLKMQWALGKFDILNQFKCTVAPFKITHIGTGSTFYFYGSDDFAKLKSNDIGNIIAVWYEEAAEFGGPEEFDQTNVTFMRQKHELASFVAIFWSYNPPRNPYHWINEWSDGMVGEDDYLVHHSSYKDDELGFVTEQMLADIERIKKNDFDYYRYIYLGEPVGLGNNVYNINLFKPLKELPSDDRIIGLYYSIDGGHAQSATTYGFYGLTAKGNVILLNTYYYSPAGKANKKAPSVLSKDLNEFITKTSTQQFWKGSRIMKRTIDSAEAALRNQYYADYGQHLMPVAKKNKVDMIDYPTDLLAQGRFYYLENPYPINMPHADSNEIFIEEHKKFSWDEKTLHTDNPKVIEVDDHTCDQFIYLCLSNARDFRLKV